CCAACACAACCTCCAAATTCAATAACTTTTAGTTCGTCATGAGAGAATACTTCAACATCCCTAATATCTTTCTGTTCTTCAAAGAGTATTGGCGCCTCAAGCTGacaagataaaattaaaatgacaacATGAATGTTTGAACCAATGAATACAAATCAAAATAGTATCTAAACAAATTatctaaactaataaaaaattgtaatattataAAACTGAGTTGCAACTACTTAGAGGAATCAAATTAAAAGTTAGATTTGTAAAGAAAACGGGTGGGcaagtaaatataaaaaagtttgaACTGTAAACTTATTTTTAAAGTCATGGATAAAAATTAGAAGGAtaaccattaaaaaaataaaccaatcaTGTCCACTCACCATGACCGAAAGTTTCTGCAAAAGAGGAGAAGCTTGAAGAATGTTTAAAACCACCATAAGATCACAATCTTCGTCTGAAGACAAGCCATACAAGCCAAGGACGAACTCCAGTTGTTTAAGATGTTTGAGTGGTTGAGCTATTTTTAGGGAAGTTGTTACCTGAACAAGGACATGCATGGttcaaattataattcaaaagACAAAGAAATGCAAAATAAAATCACTCTTCCAACACTTTATGACTAACCGTAGTATAAAATATTTCCACACGCATAATCTCAAGTTCAGGAAAAGTTGCACAGAGAGCAAATACATCAAGATATTCTTTAAATGAAACGGAGAAGTCGATTCTCCTCAGCACATGGGTATTATAGATGTTCAAGGCAGACAGATCACTTCCCCAACAGTCTAATGAAGTGAGTTTAATGGAGTAAAGTCACAGTCGGTGGGATGACAAACAAGACAATTTTCAAGACGCAGATGTTTTATGGTTGAAACATTAGTCTCTGAAAATAAGGCAAAGTCAAATTTATAATCTTTGTCACGGGTTGTGCAATAACGCCCATAAGGTTTCCCTAGAAAGAGTAGATTGATTCTCTCTACTCCCCTTGCAATTGCAAAACTTATCCATCGATCAATAGTGTTGCTTTGTTCACAACCTAAATAGAAGTTTACCGAGAAAGAATCAATCGCTGTGCCAGGAAAATTCTTGACAAATTGATCTACTCGTTTTACAAATTCTTTCAAACTCAAATCCAAATTGACACAATATACATCAGTGACATCAATGAGATGCCCTGTTTCTATTAGTTCCTTCTCGCTTCCAAGCACATTGTGTATATCAAAGTATAAATCTTTCCTTCGACCCCAAAGCTTAGACCACCTTTTAGACAATACACTTGTTTTCAACAAATCTTTAATAAACAACATAGCGAGGATATACGACAAGATGTCATCAGGTAATTCACTAATGCGATCATCCATTTTATCTCAAGCAAGTTCAAAAATAGTCACACAATGTatctgaaagaaagaaaaaacaattataaatattaattttcgtAAAAATCTCTATGCTAAGCTACTTAATTATGATTATGTTAGTATGTTCTATTGCATTACAAAGCTAGCTTATTTCTTCACTTTGATCTATTTCAAACTACTCAtagtaaattaaatttcaacaaaacaaaacattgagcaataaataataagaaaattgaAATAAGAGATAGAGATGAAAAGTCACTAaccgaagaagaagaagaagaagtgaaTCGGAGGAAGAGGAATTGAAGCCAGCGGCAATACAATCGTAATTCCTAATTCATAACCTAACCACCATGTATGTATATGTACCGTGCTGTGCGTTTATCTGTGACCTTCCTATTTCCCTTATGCATTATATGGATTTATGTGACCTTCCCAATGACAAATACCATACATGTTTCGGTACATGGATAATGCAAAAACAGTGGTCCCGGGATTTATACTTTTGATGTATTGAATGCACatattttgagacaaaatttttattttaacattcTTAACTTAACCAGTGCTctgggggcactgtttaacattttcctattatttattaaatatcatacatgttcagtgcatataaattaattatttttttactaatcccCTATTTTCTCTGTTCACAAACAAAAATGATTCCCTTATTTGTTGGGTTGAGATTTTTAAAAGACTATTCTGCTTCTTAGataaaaatctcaaattttaaaagatttcgtaggattgtattgatttttttaagacTTTTTGAATAAACTTTTTTACATTTGGGATTTTTTAATTTGGAAGGGTCCGTTTGTTacggattaaaaaaatagtgattttagtataatataatttagagattgtccccgtgagcttagttcagttggtagagacatcgcactatatgtgcagagTTCGAATCCGGGACACTTCAATCATTTACCTTTTGAAAGTGGATTTTCTAGCaattaggctacttgacaaaaaaaattaaaatttaaagattaatttttagagattttatagaaaaagtataatttatttgtgtttgtttattaggGTAAGAATCATTAATTTAGGGGAAGGATGTTGAAAGCTCGACAGATAGCTCCATCAGAGAACGGAAAGAGGACTCTTAGAGATTTTAGTCGTGCCTGGGGGCGGGTAAGTAGATTATTTTTCGAGATTATTTATACTGTACTAGTATTATACTATACTCTGATTATACCTACCATCTGgtgttttgtttgttgattGGTACGTAGTGTTTGTTATAATTCCTGATTAGTCCTTTCCATTTTCTAAACTATCACaatctttattcaaaagttattATGAATTGTAGAATTTGACATGTTGTGTTTGTTTGATGGGGAGAATTGAATGGGAGGGAGGGAAGATTTGAAAAAACAATTAGAGATGACAAAGAATTTGACATGTTTGTGCTGAAATTTGATAAACTTGTTGCAAATAACTCTTTGTCAGGAAGCTCCGCCGCTTCATTTTCTGGTAGAATGTGCCACCCGATATGCTCTTTTTCTTGTCTCTGGCATTAATGACATTGACTGTTCCGTCACCCCTTTACATCTCATGATGCTATATCCAACTCAAATGTGACTGACAAGCTATTGAATTTCCTCGAGAAGAATTTTGAGCCACCATTCCATCGCCATTTTCTTACAACTGCTGATCCGATTTTGGGACACGAGATCATATTGAAATTGAGACTGAGTTGCTGACATGGTTCTCTGACCAGTAGTGTCATGCGTGGTTTGCGGGAGAAAATTTACGAATTCATCCATTTGCTTATATGACTCCTTGCTAACCCAAACATTTGATTATGTGCAGTATAAAGATTTGGACGACGCCCAACGCCATCTGGCGCGCCTTTACAACGACCAAATGCATACTAAATTTCCAAGCCATGACTTCGTTGCCACAGTTCATTCatggagaaaaataaaagattaattgGAAAACAAATTTTCTTATACACTTTCCTCATtctgtataattttttaagaaaatttcaGGACTTTTGTGCACAAGCAAAAGACTTGAGTATATTTACAAATCCCTCTTACTCCATTGAGAATTACATCTACTTTTATTTGATCCATAAGTCAGAACCAATATTATGCATATCAAGCAGGAACAATTTAAGAGTGAGCTTTAACTGGCACACACTTTTTGGGAGAGCAAAGCTTCAAGTGATGAATGATCAGTGACCGGGGCGCTACAAGTGAAGTTTTGACATACAAGAGCTACAACCTTGCTGGCTGCATTGTTATTCTTTGCCATTAGAGCAATATTACTGTTATTTACTTCCCAAAATTCAATCTCTTCTTTGTTGTTGGGATCTATATGAATAACCTACAATCAACGCCAGTGCCAATGTTATCAATGACAACGAGAATGAAATATGGAGACATTAACTTTATAAAGAATAACTTTGCTCACTGTTCTGTTGGGATCATATATTGCGTGAGCTGTAGCAAGCATGCTTTCAAATTCCTCGGAAGTCCTTTCACCCACAACTACCACTTGCTTCCGGGAAGGTACGCGCAGCATGTCTGCTGCACAACACATTAAAGGCACTGCCATAGCTGTATCTTTCAATCTTTTCTCAAAAACTGCCTGCAATACCGTTTAAAGGGAATCCTAATCAGTTGCAACAGACTTAGTGGACACATAATAGATAATATATTCATTCCCACTAATAATCCGATCCCACCATTGTCAACGCATACACAAGAAGAGAAGAAACAGTTTTTTAGGAGGAAAGAGAGGAGGGTTTACATACCAATAGATGTTCTGCATTTCGCTTATAATAATCAGCCTTACTTCCAGAACCCATGGAAGCCAACCTTATAAGATTTATTGCGGAGACCGAGTTCCCTGAGGGCTCTGCCCCGTCATGGTCTTCCTTCACTCGGAGAAGAACCGAAGAATCTTCTCCTGTATTATTGAAATATCCACCCCCCTCCCTATCAAGAAACAAAGAATCCTGCAAAGCAACTCATCTCATTAGCCACTGTAGGCCTGCCTGGcaagaaaataaatgaaatttccATCAAGTCCAGACATCAATCTTTACCTGGGTTTCCTGCAATTCAATGGCCCATAAAAGCCAGTGGATTTCACCCCCAAATTCATATAGATCCAGTAATCCAGAAATCATAAAGGCATAATCATCCAAGAAACCAGGAGCTTTAGATGGAGAATTTCTGAAACTATGTTTTAGCCTGTGCGTCTCTGCATTGTAAAGTTGATTCCTAATAAAGGATGCTGCTTTACCTGCTATTCTCAAGTACTCCTCTGGCTGGAATTTACACAATCAAAAGGAGGAGAAAATTAAAGACGTAATCAATTACTGAACAGCGAAGAGTCAATTTTGCTACGTGCTCCCCCAACAGCCTCACCAAAAATTTCTTCATACTTTCAACTGGCAATTCCCATTAAGAATTTAAGAAAGCCAGAAACTACTCATTGTCCAAAGCAAGAATTGCGATTAACAGTATAAAATTGTAAACTTATGGCGATGATAGTTTATAGACATCTTTCAGGAAGCAACATAATAAGAGGTCCGTCTCCCTTCTTTTTAAATATCGATAGTTATTAAGCTGAAATAAAATGTCAAAGGGTCTATAACTACGCCACTACATTTATCGAGGAAAAGACTTACTTCAGTACCAACAACAGGAAAGTTGAACTTGATCCCTTCAGCTTCACCCTTTAGAATCTTGGAAGCCCTAGCAAAAGATGAGATTGCCAACCCATTCCAAGATACAATAACCTAGAAACATAGGATATATTTTCTTGAGAGTTGTGAGCATACATAAAAAGTTTAGGATTTGGCTCCTCTGAAGTGAAGAGTAAAAAGAGAAAATCAATGGTTGATATTTCAACATACccttaatatgttatgtatgtaaatataatattaacCATTGATTTGTTCATCAACAAGCCAGATTAAAAAGTTCAAACCTAAATCATTATAGGTGGATCATAGATAAATATATTTCTTAAGGGAATACCTTATACCTTATCATCCAAATGTGGCTTTGGGCGCCTCAACCTTACTTCAAACAACTTACGCCTGCATTCTCCAAGAATTTCTTGATATGTCTCAATTGACATGCCATATTTTGATGCCATTTCTGAAGGATCCTTTCTCTCAATCAGGACATTCTGTCCTTTGAATTCATTGTGAGGATCACTCATTTCAGATAGGTCACAGTTACCCATCTGTTTTATGTAATAGTGCTCCGCAAAAAGAGCAGCGTGCTCTCCAAGTAAGTCTTCAACCTAAACAGAACAAACTAGGTTAAGAGCGagttaaaaatatagaaaataattgATCATTAATTACACaacattatgaaaaaataagaCAATGTTGGCAAAGACATAAATATGTTCCGAAAAACGGACACTGAAGCTCAAACCTCAATTTTTATCTAGAAAAAATAATCTCCATGATTTATTTGCTTATTATTAATCTGGATATTCAATTTGGAGATACAACAAAGTACAATGAAAGGGTGAAAATAAGTCAGGCCGTCTAATTAagaaacaagatagaaaaaCGGTTATTTTCTGCAAGAGAACCATAAATTGATTTATATTCAATTGACTGCCACATCAGTGGACCATCGGACCACACCGGTAACTTGAAAACCGTCTCATAGAATTTTATGTCATCCCCAGGCACTGTACGATTTTGGACCCAATTGAAAGataattttttgtaattaaCTTATTGGATCAATTTCTTTTGGGGAGCAAGATAAAAATTATGTGTTTTCAGGGACCTATAATGCAATTAGCCATGAGAAATATCTTAAGGAAATGCAGATAAAACTTGAATGACAGACCTCTTTGTTGGTCCATATGTAAAAGGCTCCTTCCTTTTTTCGTGTATCCCCTTCATTCTCGGCACTGTCAGCATCCTCTGCTGAAAAAATTTCACCTTCTGGACCAATCATATCTCTCCTCAAATAGTCGAGGATATCCCGTGATATAGATGAATAGAAGGTATCTTTTGTGATAGAAAAAGCATCTAAATAAACATTAGCAAGCTGCCCTTGATCATAAAGCATCTTCTCAAAATGTGGAACTGCAAGGATATAACAGCTCAACAATTTAATTATCTTTACAACATTTGAGAATAGAGAGCATTGAATAGTACAACACATCCTAATTAAcacagaaaaattaaaattctcaGGAATATGCACATATGAATACAATATACTATAGCTCATAGACATATCAGATACAACTGATGGTCGTCTAAGAAAAAATTACCATGCCAGCATTCATCCACGCTATATCTGTGAAACCCTCCTCCAACATGATCGTGGACGCCTCCTTTTGCCATGCATTGCAAGGTAAAGTAAACCATTTTCTGACTTTCGTTAGCTCCATCTAACTTTCCGGTATCCTCCAACTTTTTAGAGTTGTAAAGCATCAAGTTGATCTCTACCGGTCTTGGAAATTTTGGTGCAGATCCAAAGCCACCGAATTCTGAATCATAGTTCTCAGAGAGCTTAAAGAAAATAGTAAGATAGAGTTATACTCAAGATTTGAAACCCTCAACATAAATCAACAAGAAGAATTCCAATAAATGAAGAGATATGAAAGTTTCTCACAGTAAAAGAAGAAATATTGCTTAATCTATGTTGTTACTATATAAAAGCCTAATAAATTACAAACACTAGTATTTTATCAGtcttcaattaaaataaacttttataaaTGAGAAAACAAGATTGCTGTGTTTTTGACAACTTCCCACTTTCCCTTGTTCCTCATATACAGAAAAGAGAAAACACAGAGGATAGCAAGATTGAATTAACTGAAaccgtttttttttcttcttttttccttatatCCCTTTTTGtgttaattgaaaaattaaacaaaagaagatgCACATAACCTTACCTGCTCTGAGCATAGACGTAATGCTTCGTCAGAAACACCATGAGGTAATTTACCAGAATCTGAACTACTAGACAATGCCTCAGAAAGCTGTTCAATTGCAAATGTTCCACTCTTAACTAGCATATCCCTTTTACTTTCCCAAGCCTCTTTTACCTTTCTGGAGAACACAGGAACAAAACAAATAGTATACAAGTAAGAACTCCAAGAACTAGAATAATGATTTTAAATCACTGACAGTAAGTTTTACACTTAGAAAATTGTAACAAGTCATCCAACAAAGTTATTGAGATAAGTCTGAGTAGGTTGATCATTTAAGCTGACATGTTCAATTATTCTAACCTGAGTATAGTCTTAAATCCAGGTCGGCCATATTTATCATCAGGGGGAAAGTAAGTTCCACCCATTAAAGGTTTCAAGTCAGGTGAAAGAAACACAGTCAGGGGCCAACCACCTCCACCATACAAAGCCTGCACATATGTCATGTATAcctgaagagaaaaaaaaaatcttttagtgCATGAGTGCATCTTGTTACCGGGGTCCGGGGGAACACCCTATAATTCCTAACCATTCAAATTCCAGAGTCTTTCACAAAAATTTAGGATAATTCATAGAAACCATCTCTTTTGTCCCTTAAAATAGAACAACTAATATCCTTGTGTTGTGTGTGAATATGAGTATGGATAGATTGATCATGCTCTCACCTGATAATATCTTATATATGTATAAATTAAATCAAGAGTTAATTTACCTTATCAACATCGGGTCGTTCCTCTCGATCCACCTATTGCATTGATAACAACAGTATTGGAATAAACAAAGTAGAGCAACTTGGTAAGTAATGGTGATTGTTGATGTAAGAACTCAAAGCAAGAGAAAAACATAAAGTGACCAATTACCTTAATGCTAACA
This genomic interval from Trifolium pratense cultivar HEN17-A07 linkage group LG6, ARS_RC_1.1, whole genome shotgun sequence contains the following:
- the LOC123889226 gene encoding spermatogenesis-associated protein 20 isoform X3; its protein translation is MEVESFEDEGIAKLLNDWFVSIKVDREERPDVDKVYMTYVQALYGGGGWPLTVFLSPDLKPLMGGTYFPPDDKYGRPGFKTILRKVKEAWESKRDMLVKSGTFAIEQLSEALSSSSDSGKLPHGVSDEALRLCSEQLSENYDSEFGGFGSAPKFPRPVEINLMLYNSKKLEDTGKLDGANESQKMVYFTLQCMAKGGVHDHVGGGFHRYSVDECWHVPHFEKMLYDQGQLANVYLDAFSITKDTFYSSISRDILDYLRRDMIGPEGEIFSAEDADSAENEGDTRKKEGAFYIWTNKEVEDLLGEHAALFAEHYYIKQMGNCDLSEMSDPHNEFKGQNVLIERKDPSEMASKYGMSIETYQEILGECRRKLFEVRLRRPKPHLDDKVIVSWNGLAISSFARASKILKGEAEGIKFNFPVVGTEPEEYLRIAGKAASFIRNQLYNAETHRLKHSFRNSPSKAPGFLDDYAFMISGLLDLYEFGGEIHWLLWAIELQETQDSLFLDREGGGYFNNTGEDSSVLLRVKEDHDGAEPSGNSVSAINLIRLASMGSGSKADYYKRNAEHLLAVFEKRLKDTAMAVPLMCCAADMLRVPSRKQVVVVGERTSEEFESMLATAHAIYDPNRTVIHIDPNNKEEIEFWEVNNSNIALMAKNNNAASKVVALVCQNFTCSAPVTDHSSLEALLSQKVCAS
- the LOC123889226 gene encoding spermatogenesis-associated protein 20 isoform X2, translated to MATSHSNRLASEQSPYLLQHAHNPVDWYPWGEEAFAEARRRDAPIFLSIGYSTCHWCHVMEVESFEDEGIAKLLNDWFVSIKVDREERPDVDKVYMTYVQALYGGGGWPLTVFLSPDLKPLMGGTYFPPDDKYGRPGFKTILRKVKEAWESKRDMLVKSGTFAIEQLSEALSSSSDSGKLPHGVSDEALRLCSEQLSENYDSEFGGFGSAPKFPRPVEINLMLYNSKKLEDTGKLDGANESQKMVYFTLQCMAKGGVHDHVGGGFHRYSVDECWHVPHFEKMLYDQGQLANVYLDAFSITKDTFYSSISRDILDYLRRDMIGPEGEIFSAEDADSAENEGDTRKKEGAFYIWTNKEVEDLLGEHAALFAEHYYIKQMGNCDLSEMSDPHNEFKGQNVLIERKDPSEMASKYGMSIETYQEILGECRRKLFEVRLRRPKPHLDDKVIVSWNGLAISSFARASKILKGEAEGIKFNFPVVGTEPEEYLRIAGKAASFIRNQLYNAETHRLKHSFRNSPSKAPGFLDDYAFMISGLLDLYEFGGEIHWLLWAIELQETQDSLFLDREGGGYFNNTGEDSSVLLRVKEDHDGAEPSGNSVSAINLIRLASMGSGSKADYYKRNAEHLLAVFEKRLKDTAMAVPLMCCAADMLRVPSRKQVVVVGERTSEEFESMLATAHAIYDPNRTVIHIDPNNKEEIEFWEVNNSNIALMAKNNNAASKVVALVCQNFTCSAPVTDHSSLEALLSQKVCAS
- the LOC123889226 gene encoding spermatogenesis-associated protein 20 isoform X1 → MLHQRSIGVLNRFFYHKQHFTSTVTKTNSRFPFKFSRFTAPKVLSMATSHSNRLASEQSPYLLQHAHNPVDWYPWGEEAFAEARRRDAPIFLSIGYSTCHWCHVMEVESFEDEGIAKLLNDWFVSIKVDREERPDVDKVYMTYVQALYGGGGWPLTVFLSPDLKPLMGGTYFPPDDKYGRPGFKTILRKVKEAWESKRDMLVKSGTFAIEQLSEALSSSSDSGKLPHGVSDEALRLCSEQLSENYDSEFGGFGSAPKFPRPVEINLMLYNSKKLEDTGKLDGANESQKMVYFTLQCMAKGGVHDHVGGGFHRYSVDECWHVPHFEKMLYDQGQLANVYLDAFSITKDTFYSSISRDILDYLRRDMIGPEGEIFSAEDADSAENEGDTRKKEGAFYIWTNKEVEDLLGEHAALFAEHYYIKQMGNCDLSEMSDPHNEFKGQNVLIERKDPSEMASKYGMSIETYQEILGECRRKLFEVRLRRPKPHLDDKVIVSWNGLAISSFARASKILKGEAEGIKFNFPVVGTEPEEYLRIAGKAASFIRNQLYNAETHRLKHSFRNSPSKAPGFLDDYAFMISGLLDLYEFGGEIHWLLWAIELQETQDSLFLDREGGGYFNNTGEDSSVLLRVKEDHDGAEPSGNSVSAINLIRLASMGSGSKADYYKRNAEHLLAVFEKRLKDTAMAVPLMCCAADMLRVPSRKQVVVVGERTSEEFESMLATAHAIYDPNRTVIHIDPNNKEEIEFWEVNNSNIALMAKNNNAASKVVALVCQNFTCSAPVTDHSSLEALLSQKVCAS